One Flavobacteriales bacterium DNA window includes the following coding sequences:
- a CDS encoding T9SS type A sorting domain-containing protein, which produces MKTIANLLLATLFVAVFGLTETPAQSATGTEIWSPVGPRGISPHWTYNPELEFDTDGKPVVAYIDPTTDKPTVKKFDGTQWNALGTESFTLMEASSISFSITPAGSIYLAMVMDDSIAVRQWNGSSWASVGGTYASPGGGAKPVLECSPSGTLYLAFMDYYDLSHWGDPRVMMYDGSWTPIGYPGFSDIMPYKIDLAFVGGQIYFGAKEGNWGDKHIGVYTYDGQGWSTLDDPVLDGGHYNFSLEGTSGGELFLAYTDGDQDSKLTVREWSGGSWTSLGSPGMGDDYVFQLDMSMTPLGYPIVAVVEGNAEELCVYEYINGSWTDRTPAPLNGQAAFYGSGVDLEFSDPGYAHVAIQDDWALHAVSVFINAGSISVPEWEPDKAFGLWPNPTTGQFYLQWNEGTNPVTCRVYDTSGRIMAEGESMPRQQTEVGLSGCRSGVYYVESVSGRSREVRRIIIAP; this is translated from the coding sequence ATGAAAACCATTGCCAACCTGCTGCTTGCCACCTTATTTGTAGCCGTGTTCGGCTTGACCGAAACGCCGGCGCAATCGGCCACCGGAACGGAAATTTGGTCTCCTGTTGGGCCTCGTGGAATATCGCCGCATTGGACGTACAATCCGGAGTTGGAGTTCGATACGGATGGTAAGCCCGTTGTGGCATACATAGATCCGACAACGGATAAACCCACCGTAAAAAAGTTTGATGGAACCCAGTGGAATGCTCTCGGGACAGAGAGTTTTACCCTGATGGAAGCCAGCAGCATCAGCTTTTCCATTACCCCTGCCGGTAGCATTTACTTGGCGATGGTGATGGACGACAGCATTGCCGTGCGGCAATGGAATGGATCGAGTTGGGCGTCGGTCGGAGGCACGTATGCTTCGCCGGGAGGAGGAGCAAAACCGGTGTTGGAGTGTTCCCCTTCGGGCACGCTGTATTTGGCCTTTATGGATTATTACGACCTGTCGCATTGGGGCGACCCTCGCGTGATGATGTACGATGGGTCTTGGACGCCCATAGGCTATCCGGGGTTCTCCGACATTATGCCGTATAAGATCGATTTGGCTTTTGTGGGCGGACAAATATATTTCGGTGCTAAAGAAGGTAATTGGGGGGATAAACATATTGGGGTTTATACCTATGACGGTCAGGGATGGTCGACCCTCGATGACCCCGTTCTCGATGGAGGCCACTACAACTTTTCACTCGAAGGTACTTCGGGTGGGGAGTTGTTCTTGGCCTATACGGATGGAGATCAAGACAGCAAATTGACGGTAAGGGAATGGTCGGGCGGTAGCTGGACGTCCCTCGGTTCTCCGGGAATGGGCGACGATTATGTATTTCAGTTGGATATGTCCATGACTCCTTTGGGGTATCCCATTGTAGCGGTGGTGGAGGGAAATGCTGAAGAGCTTTGCGTATATGAATACATCAACGGTAGTTGGACCGATCGCACTCCGGCTCCACTGAATGGCCAAGCGGCCTTTTATGGTTCGGGTGTCGACCTTGAGTTTTCGGATCCGGGATATGCACATGTGGCCATTCAGGACGACTGGGCACTTCACGCGGTATCCGTCTTCATCAATGCCGGATCGATCTCCGTGCCCGAATGGGAACCGGACAAGGCATTCGGTCTATGGCCAAATCCGACCACGGGACAATTCTACTTACAGTGGAATGAAGGCACGAATCCGGTCACATGTAGGGTTTACGACACATCAGGTCGCATAATGGCCGAGGGTGAATCGATGCCTCGGCAACAGACAGAGGTTGGGCTGTCCGGATGCCGCTCCGGAGTGTATTACGTCGAGAGCGTTTCCGGAAGGTCGAGAGAAGTAAGGCGGATCATCATCGCGCCGTAG
- a CDS encoding HYR domain-containing protein, whose amino-acid sequence MTQTAGGASGSTFPIGTTTVSFEAEDPSGNKTACSFNITVGDNEAPSVSCLSTVSASANSNQTSEVVTFTGPTAVDNCGSVPAVLVSGIGSGGIFPLGVTTNVYSFTDASGNSSTCTFDVVVSDPNAPQLNCPSNINVSTDPGSCDAVVIFSAPAVVGGNSSFYSVQRIDNNQSLVSGSAFLVGTTNIQWSVSKTGGQAVSFCSMTITVSDNESPVITCPQNISVSNDPGQCGAVVNYATPTVSDNCTSGITPTRTNGPASGSTFPVGTTAVTYQAADASCNTSQCTFIVTVADSEPPTLTCPSDIMVNTTGSACSAIVNYPFPTAPDNCPGQITITQSGNNSSGTYAVGTHTITFMATDQQGNSSTCSFDITVNSSITVDLGADITACSSATLLPQAPSGASYLWSTGGVSPSLTVTQSGTYSVTMTWPGGCSASDDIDVTIAGVPMVSFSGLPIPSFICLDSQPATLTGSPAGGTFSGPGMGGTSFDPSTSGSGTFTIWYNYTNAAGCSGSASQQVTVLPCNVGLEEQSARIPKLYPNPTADQFTIAWEQNVPQEIEIKVVNTLGQVVYSAQQDPMEDRMTINSRGWATGNYTVIIQHAEGVEQLRLVVTR is encoded by the coding sequence GTGACTCAGACGGCAGGAGGGGCATCGGGCAGTACTTTCCCTATAGGAACGACCACAGTGAGTTTTGAGGCGGAAGACCCTTCGGGCAACAAGACCGCCTGTAGTTTCAACATCACGGTGGGGGATAATGAAGCGCCATCGGTATCGTGTTTGTCAACGGTATCGGCCAGTGCGAACAGCAATCAAACTTCGGAGGTGGTGACCTTTACCGGACCAACGGCGGTGGATAACTGTGGAAGCGTTCCCGCGGTATTAGTATCGGGTATTGGAAGTGGCGGAATATTCCCTCTGGGGGTCACCACTAATGTATATTCATTTACCGATGCTTCGGGGAACTCCAGTACGTGTACGTTCGATGTTGTGGTTTCGGACCCGAATGCTCCGCAGCTGAACTGTCCTTCGAACATCAACGTCAGTACGGATCCGGGGTCGTGTGATGCCGTAGTGATTTTCAGTGCTCCGGCGGTAGTGGGGGGTAACAGCAGTTTCTATAGCGTTCAGCGGATCGACAACAATCAGAGCTTGGTATCGGGATCGGCCTTCCTGGTTGGAACCACGAATATACAGTGGTCGGTTTCAAAGACGGGAGGTCAAGCCGTTTCGTTCTGCAGTATGACGATCACCGTTTCGGATAACGAAAGTCCAGTGATCACTTGTCCACAGAACATCAGCGTATCGAACGATCCCGGACAATGTGGAGCGGTGGTGAACTACGCGACCCCAACGGTAAGTGATAACTGTACTTCAGGAATAACACCAACGCGGACAAACGGTCCGGCCAGTGGCTCGACCTTCCCGGTCGGAACCACAGCGGTGACGTATCAGGCGGCAGATGCTTCCTGCAATACTTCTCAGTGTACGTTCATTGTTACGGTGGCCGACTCTGAGCCACCAACGTTGACTTGTCCCTCGGACATTATGGTCAACACCACGGGTTCGGCCTGTAGTGCGATCGTGAACTATCCGTTCCCAACGGCCCCGGACAACTGTCCGGGGCAGATCACCATTACCCAGTCGGGCAACAACTCAAGCGGTACGTACGCTGTAGGGACCCATACGATTACCTTTATGGCGACCGATCAGCAGGGGAACTCCAGCACGTGCAGCTTTGATATTACGGTGAACTCCTCAATCACGGTCGATCTGGGAGCCGACATCACGGCCTGTTCTTCTGCGACGTTGTTGCCGCAAGCACCTTCGGGAGCGAGCTATTTGTGGAGTACGGGAGGGGTATCACCGAGTTTAACGGTGACGCAGTCGGGCACCTATTCCGTGACGATGACCTGGCCGGGAGGCTGTTCGGCCAGCGACGATATCGACGTAACGATCGCGGGTGTTCCGATGGTGAGCTTCAGTGGACTTCCTATTCCGAGCTTCATCTGTTTGGATTCTCAGCCGGCAACTTTGACGGGATCACCTGCTGGAGGAACCTTCAGTGGACCGGGTATGGGAGGAACTAGCTTCGATCCGTCCACTTCGGGCAGTGGAACCTTCACCATCTGGTACAACTACACCAATGCTGCGGGTTGCTCGGGAAGCGCATCTCAGCAAGTGACGGTACTGCCGTGTAATGTTGGCTTAGAGGAGCAAAGCGCCCGTATTCCAAAGCTCTATCCTAATCCGACCGCTGATCAGTTCACGATAGCTTGGGAACAGAACGTTCCACAGGAGATCGAGATCAAGGTGGTCAACACCCTAGGTCAGGTGGTTTACAGCGCACAACAAGACCCTATGGAAGACCGAATGACGATCAATTCCCGAGGCTGGGCCACGGGTAATTATACGGTAATCATACAACACGCCGAAGGAGTTGAACAGCTCCGATTGGTGGTCACCAGGTAA